A genomic segment from Tuwongella immobilis encodes:
- a CDS encoding DUF2752 domain-containing protein has protein sequence MPPSEEEPLEVREAWDRRPYLTWVIRGTLLLFAMGMIGVLSIAFWLSPYEADGRPKRMATHHQLGLPPCSFLLATGKPCPSCGMTTSFSLLMHGDILGSVQANWVGTLLAILGIVLTPWMILSGMRGRWAWGIHDVERRLISFTLLFILLALVRWGFVLGWRWPI, from the coding sequence ATGCCACCGAGCGAAGAGGAGCCTTTGGAAGTGCGGGAGGCGTGGGATCGTCGGCCGTACTTGACGTGGGTGATTCGCGGGACGTTATTGCTGTTTGCCATGGGGATGATCGGGGTGTTGTCGATCGCGTTCTGGTTGAGTCCGTATGAAGCGGATGGTCGGCCGAAGCGAATGGCGACGCATCATCAATTGGGGCTGCCGCCGTGCAGTTTTCTGTTGGCGACGGGGAAACCCTGTCCCTCCTGCGGAATGACCACCAGTTTTAGTCTGTTGATGCATGGGGATATTCTGGGATCGGTGCAGGCAAATTGGGTTGGGACGCTGCTTGCGATCTTGGGAATTGTGTTAACTCCATGGATGATCCTAAGCGGAATGCGGGGGCGTTGGGCTTGGGGGATTCATGATGTGGAACGGAGATTAATCTCCTTCACATTATTGTTTATTTTGTTGGCCTTGGTGCGATGGGGGTTCGTGCTGGGCTGGCGTTGGCCGATATGA
- a CDS encoding 4Fe-4S binding protein: MRGWLRNIRLAIGTIGQGMFITLWYFVQTFRRRTFTEHFEYPEYPVPVKPRYRGFHRFDLTACIGCDKCARACPVDCIYIDKEKNPVGKGFRVTGFKIDYTKCMFCALCVDPCPADCIFMGSTFDQSCYSRDGCIIDYAKLPLEVAWGETTLNPTAVAESKRVTLPVWVKPPDPPAAPKSTDAAKPGESA, translated from the coding sequence ATGCGCGGATGGCTTCGCAACATTCGATTGGCGATTGGCACGATTGGGCAGGGGATGTTCATTACCCTGTGGTATTTCGTGCAGACATTTCGCCGACGCACATTTACCGAACACTTTGAATATCCGGAATATCCGGTGCCGGTGAAGCCCCGCTATCGTGGGTTCCATCGCTTTGATCTGACTGCGTGCATTGGCTGTGATAAATGTGCGCGTGCCTGCCCGGTCGATTGCATCTACATCGACAAAGAGAAGAATCCGGTCGGCAAAGGGTTCCGCGTCACCGGCTTCAAAATCGATTACACCAAGTGCATGTTCTGTGCCCTGTGTGTTGATCCCTGCCCGGCAGATTGCATCTTCATGGGGTCGACATTCGATCAATCCTGTTATTCTCGGGATGGCTGCATCATCGACTATGCCAAGCTGCCGCTGGAGGTGGCCTGGGGCGAGACGACGCTGAATCCCACTGCCGTGGCGGAATCCAAACGGGTGACATTGCCAGTCTGGGTGAAACCGCCCGATCCACCCGCCGCCCCGAAATCCACGGATGCGGCCAAACCCGGGGAATCTGCCTAA
- a CDS encoding NADH-quinone oxidoreductase subunit A, which produces MTGLVVFLLVFLVVGAAFLAVNLLVGRLIRPANPNPEKEAIYECGEPSIGPAWIQFDLRFYVVALLFVVFDVEMAFFFPWAVVFGQMTRLQHGESMPVGESLVAAPEIASQIAWIAFVEILFFFGVLLLGFAYLWKRGDLDWVRSLAAQAPVTPAATTLPTTPAMANTLEVASSPRSE; this is translated from the coding sequence ATGACCGGTTTGGTCGTCTTTCTGCTGGTATTTCTCGTGGTTGGGGCCGCCTTTCTTGCGGTTAATCTGCTGGTGGGGCGACTCATTCGCCCGGCGAATCCCAACCCGGAAAAAGAGGCCATCTACGAATGTGGTGAGCCGAGCATCGGCCCAGCGTGGATTCAGTTCGATCTGCGATTTTACGTCGTGGCACTCCTGTTTGTCGTCTTCGACGTGGAAATGGCGTTCTTTTTCCCCTGGGCAGTCGTATTCGGTCAAATGACGCGCTTGCAGCATGGCGAATCGATGCCCGTGGGCGAATCGCTGGTGGCGGCACCCGAGATTGCCTCGCAAATTGCGTGGATCGCGTTTGTGGAAATTTTGTTCTTTTTCGGTGTGCTGCTGCTCGGCTTTGCGTATCTGTGGAAGCGGGGCGATTTGGATTGGGTGCGCTCGCTGGCGGCCCAAGCGCCGGTGACTCCCGCAGCGACCACGCTGCCCACAACCCCCGCAATGGCCAATACGCTTGAAGTCGCTTCCTCTCCCCGTTCCGAGTGA
- a CDS encoding carboxymuconolactone decarboxylase family protein — MYDMKNMEKLKTITQNAPESMKAFWAFNSAACADGAIPKKYKELMAIAIAVTTQCPYCIEIHTADARKAGATDAEIAEAIVVAMALRAGGALTHGSHCFHAASNG; from the coding sequence ATGTACGACATGAAAAATATGGAGAAATTGAAGACCATCACGCAGAATGCTCCCGAAAGCATGAAGGCGTTTTGGGCATTCAACTCCGCCGCTTGCGCCGATGGGGCGATTCCCAAGAAGTACAAAGAGCTGATGGCGATTGCGATTGCCGTCACCACGCAATGCCCGTACTGCATCGAAATTCATACTGCCGATGCCCGGAAAGCCGGCGCGACCGATGCCGAAATTGCCGAGGCGATTGTCGTGGCCATGGCGCTGCGGGCCGGTGGCGCGCTCACGCACGGATCGCATTGTTTCCATGCTGCATCCAACGGGTGA
- a CDS encoding NADH-quinone oxidoreductase subunit B, which yields MGVLEGRFEESVMTTTLEQAINWARESSLWPMTFGLACCAIEMMATGASRYDIDRFGAGAFRATPRQADLMIVAGTVNHKMASRVQRLYHQMPDPKFVIAMGACTCGGGPYYKYGYNVVKGVDLVVPVDVYVPGCPPRPEALLEGLMRVQDKVRAMHELTRGQPIGELIPKRTGGVMLADEVDTPEKALAFAIRNKEQAKPSKA from the coding sequence ATGGGCGTTCTCGAAGGGCGATTCGAAGAAAGCGTGATGACCACCACGCTGGAACAAGCGATCAATTGGGCCCGTGAATCGAGCCTGTGGCCGATGACCTTCGGTTTGGCCTGCTGCGCAATCGAAATGATGGCCACTGGGGCGAGTCGCTACGATATCGATCGCTTCGGCGCGGGTGCTTTCCGAGCCACGCCGCGACAAGCGGATTTGATGATTGTTGCCGGCACGGTCAATCACAAAATGGCCAGCCGCGTGCAGCGATTGTACCATCAGATGCCCGATCCAAAGTTCGTCATCGCCATGGGGGCATGCACCTGCGGCGGTGGTCCGTATTACAAGTACGGCTATAACGTGGTGAAGGGCGTCGATTTGGTGGTGCCGGTGGATGTGTATGTGCCCGGCTGCCCGCCCCGTCCCGAGGCGTTGCTTGAAGGGTTGATGCGCGTGCAAGACAAAGTGCGGGCCATGCACGAACTGACCCGCGGCCAACCCATCGGCGAGTTAATCCCCAAACGCACCGGGGGCGTGATGCTCGCCGACGAAGTCGATACGCCAGAAAAGGCGCTCGCCTTCGCCATCCGCAATAAAGAACAAGCGAAACCCAGCAAGGCATGA
- a CDS encoding NADH-quinone oxidoreductase subunit C, which translates to MTPADIIQRLETLLPSAIVSKKLDAVDPWVALDLGQFHATMQRLRDEPEFDFSILNCVSGVDYLEPDAKKAPKAGFEPHLEVVYHLSSFRHRHRLTVKLILPRWKNDQPGQLPEVPTVCDLWRTADWHEREVFDLCGVQFLGHPDLQRILLAEDWEGYPLRKDYVYPQEYHGIRCR; encoded by the coding sequence ATGACGCCTGCCGATATCATTCAACGCCTGGAAACGCTGCTGCCCAGTGCGATTGTCTCCAAGAAACTCGATGCGGTCGATCCCTGGGTGGCACTGGATCTCGGGCAATTCCACGCTACCATGCAGCGGCTGCGGGATGAGCCGGAATTCGATTTCTCGATTCTGAATTGCGTCTCCGGCGTGGATTATCTCGAACCCGACGCCAAAAAAGCCCCCAAAGCCGGCTTCGAACCGCATCTGGAAGTGGTCTACCATCTCTCCAGTTTTCGCCATCGCCATCGGCTGACCGTGAAGTTGATCTTGCCCCGCTGGAAGAACGATCAACCGGGACAATTGCCGGAAGTGCCCACCGTCTGCGATTTGTGGCGGACTGCGGATTGGCACGAGCGCGAGGTCTTCGACCTGTGCGGCGTGCAATTTCTGGGCCACCCCGACTTGCAGCGCATTTTGCTGGCCGAGGATTGGGAAGGCTATCCGCTCCGCAAAGATTACGTGTACCCGCAAGAATATCACGGCATTCGCTGCCGATAG
- a CDS encoding NADH-quinone oxidoreductase subunit D, with the protein MNQPISVEPMTVEFDVRTDEMLVNMGPQHPSTHGVLRLVLRTDGEVISEVTPHLGYLHRCAEKVGENVTPIQFIPYTDRMDYLAGMNMNLGYSLAVEKLCGMVIPEKAQVIRVIISELNRIASHLVGMGAYGLDLGSFSPFLYAFREREQILDLFEEVCGARLTYSYLTIGGAHDDLPAGWLERVQKFIGSFRPRIAEYHALLTNNHIFVKRTAGIGVLSREMALSYGCTGPMLRASLDRTKGDPDWDLRKIEPYCGYETYEFDVPLPPFENAPSGTVIGDCWHRFYVRMLEVVQSLRIIEQAIDRYPKAAGSHRIEPPRTLTPGECYVETECPRGQMGFYVVGRPNKDAVPLRVRARSSSFSNLSVTSDLCRGCLIADIPAIIGSIDIVMGEIDR; encoded by the coding sequence ATGAATCAGCCGATTTCCGTCGAACCGATGACGGTGGAATTCGACGTTCGCACGGATGAAATGCTGGTCAACATGGGCCCGCAGCACCCCAGCACCCACGGCGTGTTGCGGCTGGTCCTGCGCACCGACGGCGAGGTCATCTCCGAAGTGACCCCGCACTTGGGCTATCTGCACCGATGCGCCGAAAAAGTCGGCGAAAATGTCACGCCCATTCAGTTCATCCCCTATACCGACCGCATGGATTACCTGGCCGGGATGAACATGAATCTCGGCTATTCCTTGGCCGTCGAAAAACTTTGCGGCATGGTCATCCCCGAGAAGGCGCAAGTCATTCGGGTGATTATCTCCGAACTCAACCGAATCGCCAGTCACCTCGTCGGCATGGGGGCATACGGCCTCGATTTGGGCAGTTTTAGCCCGTTTTTGTACGCATTCCGCGAACGGGAACAGATTCTCGACCTGTTCGAGGAAGTCTGCGGCGCTCGGCTGACCTACAGCTACCTGACCATCGGCGGGGCCCACGATGACCTGCCAGCCGGCTGGCTGGAACGCGTGCAAAAGTTCATCGGCTCCTTCCGCCCCCGCATCGCCGAATATCACGCCCTGCTAACCAACAACCATATTTTCGTCAAGCGGACGGCCGGCATCGGCGTTCTATCCCGCGAGATGGCGCTCAGTTACGGTTGCACTGGCCCGATGCTGCGTGCGTCGCTGGATCGCACCAAGGGCGACCCCGACTGGGACTTGCGCAAAATCGAGCCGTATTGCGGATACGAAACCTACGAATTCGATGTGCCACTGCCGCCGTTTGAGAATGCACCATCGGGGACCGTGATCGGCGACTGCTGGCACCGATTTTATGTCCGCATGTTGGAGGTGGTGCAAAGCCTGCGCATCATCGAGCAAGCGATCGACCGTTACCCCAAGGCCGCTGGCAGCCACCGCATCGAGCCACCGCGCACACTCACGCCCGGCGAATGCTACGTCGAAACCGAATGCCCGCGAGGGCAAATGGGCTTCTACGTCGTCGGCCGCCCCAACAAAGACGCCGTCCCCCTGCGAGTGCGTGCCCGCTCGTCGAGCTTCAGCAATCTCAGCGTCACCAGCGACCTCTGCCGAGGCTGCCTCATCGCCGACATCCCCGCCATCATCGGCAGCATCGACATCGTCATGGGCGAAATTGATCGGTAG
- a CDS encoding tautomerase family protein — protein sequence MPYVNVKITRDGVTAEQKAQIVAEITATLQRVLGKRPEHTHIVIDEIDPENWGFAGMLTTEYRRQAANNSPTTSDCGSDPQNPLS from the coding sequence ATGCCTTATGTGAATGTGAAAATCACCCGCGATGGCGTTACTGCCGAACAGAAGGCGCAAATTGTCGCGGAGATTACCGCCACGTTGCAGCGCGTGCTGGGCAAGCGGCCGGAGCATACGCATATCGTCATTGATGAAATCGACCCCGAAAACTGGGGCTTCGCCGGCATGCTCACCACCGAATATCGCCGCCAGGCCGCAAACAACAGCCCCACCACCAGCGACTGCGGTTCCGACCCGCAAAATCCATTGAGTTGA
- a CDS encoding DUF4198 domain-containing protein, whose product MRRVRIAALLGVLLLTAPLMGHFVYIVPASNESVKVIFSDSMEPDTNVSIEKIAASKVMIAQAGKLKPAEWTLKKDEGYYEVQVPGDGSRVVLANTDYGVFQRGTNQPIRLQYHSRTILGPLPAPEELTFAKEQPLELIPQVVEGKLTFRALLNGKPLAKAEYAVMAPESERALAQTTDAQGFTAKFEKGGTYSARVLFVDAKPGEFQGKAYNELRHYATVVYTWSPAK is encoded by the coding sequence ATGCGTCGAGTTCGGATTGCGGCGTTGCTGGGTGTGTTGCTGCTGACCGCCCCGCTGATGGGACATTTTGTGTACATTGTTCCGGCGTCGAATGAATCGGTGAAGGTGATTTTCTCCGATTCCATGGAGCCGGATACGAATGTTAGCATCGAAAAAATCGCTGCCAGCAAGGTGATGATCGCCCAAGCGGGCAAGTTGAAGCCGGCAGAATGGACACTCAAAAAGGACGAGGGCTATTACGAGGTGCAGGTGCCTGGGGATGGCTCGCGGGTCGTGCTGGCGAACACCGATTATGGCGTGTTCCAACGCGGCACCAATCAGCCGATTCGCCTGCAATATCACTCTCGGACGATCTTGGGGCCGTTGCCCGCTCCCGAAGAATTGACCTTCGCCAAGGAACAACCGTTGGAATTGATTCCGCAGGTGGTGGAAGGCAAACTCACCTTCCGGGCGCTGCTCAACGGTAAACCGTTGGCCAAGGCCGAATATGCCGTGATGGCCCCAGAATCCGAACGGGCTTTGGCGCAAACGACCGATGCACAGGGCTTTACGGCCAAATTCGAGAAGGGCGGAACCTACTCCGCTCGGGTGCTGTTCGTGGATGCCAAGCCGGGCGAATTCCAAGGCAAAGCGTATAACGAATTGCGCCATTATGCGACGGTGGTTTATACCTGGTCGCCCGCAAAATAA
- a CDS encoding UDP-2,3-diacylglucosamine diphosphatase codes for MRDAIILSDIHLGSDNCQAKALTHFLDAIHKGEIPTQRLILNGDMFDSIDFRRLKKHHWRVLSMLRKLSDHMDVLWLNGNHDGPSEIVSHLLGVRVQDEFVLETGNRRVLILHGHIFDEFIDNHPILTYVADTIYHLLQKVDRSHYFAKLAKRKSKIFLRSTQKIQSKSIEYARKQDCQVVCCGHTHLAIAHEQGDVWYYNSGCWTEKPCHYLSIEAGQIVVHEYQLPEHLQPSLFDDAEDASPETSDKLVAATNAD; via the coding sequence ATGCGTGATGCGATTATCCTGTCCGATATTCATTTGGGATCCGACAACTGTCAAGCCAAAGCGTTGACACACTTCCTGGACGCCATCCACAAGGGGGAAATCCCCACGCAACGGCTGATCCTCAACGGCGACATGTTTGATTCGATCGATTTTCGACGGCTCAAAAAACACCACTGGCGGGTGCTTTCCATGCTGCGGAAACTGTCGGATCACATGGATGTGCTGTGGCTCAACGGCAATCACGATGGCCCGTCCGAAATCGTCTCGCATCTCTTGGGGGTGCGGGTGCAGGATGAGTTTGTGCTGGAAACGGGCAACCGTCGGGTGCTGATTTTGCACGGGCATATCTTCGATGAGTTCATCGATAACCACCCCATTCTCACCTATGTGGCCGACACGATTTACCATCTGCTGCAAAAGGTGGATCGATCGCACTATTTTGCGAAACTTGCCAAGCGAAAGAGCAAGATCTTCCTGCGCAGCACGCAAAAGATTCAGTCCAAGTCGATCGAATACGCCCGCAAGCAAGATTGTCAGGTGGTTTGTTGCGGGCACACGCATTTGGCCATTGCCCACGAGCAGGGCGATGTCTGGTATTACAACAGCGGCTGCTGGACGGAAAAGCCGTGCCATTATCTGTCGATTGAAGCCGGTCAGATTGTCGTGCATGAATATCAGTTGCCGGAACATCTCCAGCCATCGCTATTTGACGATGCCGAGGATGCATCCCCAGAGACCAGCGACAAACTCGTGGCGGCCACGAACGCTGACTGA
- a CDS encoding MFS transporter, with protein sequence MSTSPDSRIAPTRVRYGVLIFVCLLSMITYIDRAWFPNAEKEVGKSLGLTDISDLAIALAAFQLAYALFEIPTGWLGDVYGPRKTLIRIVIWWSTFIAITGLVGMSIFGVTLIGFWVLVGIRFLFGMGEAGAYPNITRALYNWFPSGERGFAQGAVWMSARFMGGLTPLIWLFVVDYLGVHWRVSFGLFGLVGVIWCLAFLAFFRNRPEEHPSVNAAEIEYIRAGGTNADNAHAAVPWKKLFLSANLWALCGMYFCMNYGWYFFMYYLPSFMVGQFNASVDPETATFGQKVVNKLITGSPLLLGMVGCLLGGWLSDRHIRKTGDRRWGRRTYGMIGFGMASLSFAVIVFGPQTALVFAVCIACAGFFNDLALATCWATAQDMGRRYAAIVAGCMNMIGNLGGALTTAVTGWIVASYIKGLSGDELELARNAAYRINFMLFGSVYFIGMLLWLRIDASKPVIPEAE encoded by the coding sequence ATGAGTACCTCTCCCGACTCGCGGATCGCCCCGACGCGCGTGCGTTATGGCGTTCTGATATTTGTCTGTTTGCTGTCGATGATTACCTACATCGATCGCGCGTGGTTCCCCAACGCCGAAAAGGAAGTTGGCAAATCGCTGGGGCTGACGGATATTTCCGATCTCGCCATCGCGCTCGCCGCATTTCAGTTGGCCTATGCCTTGTTTGAAATCCCGACTGGCTGGTTGGGCGATGTCTACGGCCCGCGAAAAACCCTCATTCGCATCGTCATCTGGTGGTCCACCTTTATCGCCATCACTGGCCTGGTGGGGATGAGTATTTTTGGAGTCACGCTGATTGGCTTTTGGGTCTTGGTGGGGATTCGCTTCCTGTTCGGCATGGGCGAAGCCGGGGCGTATCCCAACATCACCCGAGCGCTTTACAATTGGTTCCCCAGCGGCGAACGGGGCTTTGCCCAGGGTGCGGTTTGGATGTCCGCTCGATTCATGGGCGGACTCACGCCGTTGATTTGGCTGTTCGTGGTGGACTATCTCGGGGTTCACTGGCGGGTGTCGTTCGGATTATTCGGTCTCGTCGGCGTGATTTGGTGCCTGGCATTCCTGGCTTTTTTCCGCAATCGACCCGAAGAGCATCCAAGCGTGAACGCCGCGGAAATCGAATATATCCGCGCGGGTGGCACCAACGCCGACAATGCCCATGCCGCAGTGCCCTGGAAGAAACTATTTCTATCGGCGAATCTGTGGGCACTCTGCGGCATGTACTTCTGCATGAATTACGGCTGGTACTTTTTCATGTACTATCTGCCATCGTTCATGGTGGGTCAATTCAACGCATCCGTGGATCCGGAAACAGCCACATTCGGACAAAAAGTCGTCAACAAATTGATCACGGGCAGTCCCCTGCTGTTGGGCATGGTGGGCTGTTTGCTGGGCGGTTGGCTCTCCGATCGCCATATCCGCAAAACGGGTGATCGCCGCTGGGGTCGCCGAACCTACGGGATGATCGGCTTCGGCATGGCCAGTCTGTCATTTGCGGTGATCGTATTCGGCCCCCAAACAGCCTTGGTATTCGCCGTTTGCATTGCCTGCGCGGGATTCTTCAATGATCTCGCGCTGGCCACCTGTTGGGCCACGGCGCAGGACATGGGCCGACGCTATGCGGCCATCGTCGCGGGCTGCATGAACATGATCGGCAACTTAGGTGGGGCACTGACCACGGCCGTGACGGGATGGATTGTCGCTTCGTATATCAAGGGACTTTCCGGCGACGAGCTCGAACTCGCCCGCAATGCCGCCTATCGCATCAACTTCATGCTTTTCGGATCGGTATACTTCATCGGTATGTTGCTGTGGCTGCGAATTGATGCCTCGAAGCCCGTCATCCCCGAAGCTGAGTAA
- a CDS encoding DUF1559 family PulG-like putative transporter → MFRTRCRTKRWIGFTLIELLVVIAIIAILIGLLLPAVQKVREAAARMSCQNNMKQLGIAVHACNDAVGQLPPMYSDATNTQGPYRGATGTPFFFLLPYLENDNLYRLAGSPPNCNAALPAGSVASFIHYAPIKAYKCPTDPNYGIGQAWADGWAVSNYSVNFFVFGVPATGSGLGNARIPTTFADGTSNTMIMAEKAATCGGYWSLWAHGLWTPQYASMYYSPLTSAGPGSKFQTSPTPSTCNPNVAQSYHSGGMNCLVADGSVRFVTANITPATWQFVNEPADGNVLGSDW, encoded by the coding sequence ATGTTTCGTACTCGCTGCCGTACCAAGCGATGGATTGGCTTCACGCTGATCGAATTGCTCGTGGTCATCGCCATCATCGCCATCCTGATCGGTCTGCTGCTTCCCGCCGTTCAAAAGGTCCGAGAAGCTGCCGCTCGGATGTCCTGCCAAAACAACATGAAACAGCTTGGCATCGCCGTCCACGCCTGCAACGATGCCGTCGGTCAACTGCCGCCGATGTACTCGGATGCGACCAACACGCAAGGACCGTACCGGGGCGCTACCGGCACGCCGTTCTTCTTCCTGCTGCCGTACCTGGAAAACGACAACCTGTATCGTCTGGCGGGATCGCCGCCCAACTGCAATGCCGCTCTGCCGGCTGGTAGCGTCGCCTCGTTCATTCACTATGCCCCCATCAAAGCCTACAAGTGCCCCACCGATCCGAACTACGGCATCGGTCAAGCCTGGGCCGATGGTTGGGCCGTCAGCAACTATTCCGTTAACTTCTTTGTGTTCGGTGTGCCCGCGACGGGGAGTGGCTTGGGCAACGCTCGCATTCCCACGACCTTCGCCGATGGTACCTCCAACACCATGATTATGGCCGAAAAGGCCGCCACCTGCGGTGGATACTGGTCGCTGTGGGCACATGGATTGTGGACCCCTCAGTACGCGTCGATGTACTATTCCCCGCTGACTTCGGCTGGCCCCGGCTCGAAGTTCCAAACCAGCCCGACTCCCTCCACTTGCAATCCGAACGTCGCCCAAAGCTATCACAGCGGTGGGATGAACTGCTTGGTTGCGGATGGCAGCGTCCGCTTTGTGACCGCCAACATCACTCCCGCCACCTGGCAGTTCGTCAACGAACCGGCCGATGGCAACGTCCTGGGCAGCGATTGGTGA
- a CDS encoding tetratricopeptide repeat protein has product MAAVREFLREVPTRLWVLFGILILLGSYAGWVWSQELHWNRLQQQVEASLIQHDWDAARDGIQQLLAVRPDRPEVLVAACRLARRTGQITQAAQHLRHASQLRLDTDSLATERLLFAAESGSFLVTEPLLRERLEADDPDRIWILQTLVDGYVQNSVPLAAFERINEYLELRPDDAIAWYGRGAICEQLFNFVDAAASYRKVLERTPDNHAARERLAESLLIAGSPNEAAQEFRACLQVAPTPTATIGLAKAEAKLGHIPEAVQLLDARLQEVPNDAVALSERGSIAFQLGELESAADFLKRSLAVRPHDRPTLYSYFQTLTSLKRVAEAADAEKQLAQLDADMTRLKAINAALSSQPNQPDLQHEAAEIFLRRGETDEAIRRLERVLREAPTHLPTHQTLADYFTKTNNPQRAGIHRQALQALGPR; this is encoded by the coding sequence ATGGCTGCAGTGCGTGAATTCCTGCGAGAAGTGCCAACTCGGTTATGGGTGCTATTCGGGATTCTCATCCTGTTGGGCAGTTACGCCGGGTGGGTTTGGTCGCAAGAGCTGCACTGGAATCGCTTGCAGCAGCAAGTGGAAGCCTCGCTGATTCAGCACGATTGGGACGCCGCGCGAGACGGAATCCAGCAACTGCTGGCCGTCCGCCCGGATCGTCCCGAAGTGCTGGTCGCCGCTTGTCGGTTGGCCCGTCGCACCGGTCAAATCACGCAGGCCGCACAACATCTCCGCCACGCCAGCCAACTCCGACTGGACACCGATTCGCTCGCCACCGAACGGCTGTTGTTTGCCGCCGAGAGTGGCTCATTTCTCGTCACGGAACCGCTGCTGCGCGAACGACTGGAAGCCGATGATCCGGATCGGATCTGGATTCTGCAAACGCTGGTGGATGGCTACGTGCAAAACTCCGTTCCGTTGGCGGCATTTGAACGCATCAATGAATATCTCGAATTGCGTCCGGATGATGCCATCGCCTGGTACGGTCGGGGAGCCATCTGCGAGCAGTTGTTCAACTTTGTGGATGCGGCGGCCTCCTATCGCAAGGTGTTGGAACGGACGCCGGATAATCACGCCGCGCGGGAACGCCTCGCGGAATCGCTGCTCATCGCCGGTTCGCCCAACGAAGCCGCCCAGGAATTTCGGGCCTGTTTGCAAGTGGCCCCCACGCCGACCGCCACCATCGGCTTGGCCAAAGCCGAGGCCAAACTCGGGCATATCCCCGAAGCCGTGCAATTGCTCGATGCACGCTTGCAGGAAGTTCCCAATGATGCCGTTGCGCTGTCCGAACGCGGTTCCATCGCGTTCCAACTGGGCGAATTGGAATCCGCCGCCGACTTCCTCAAGCGGTCACTCGCGGTTCGACCGCACGATCGCCCGACGCTTTACAGCTACTTTCAGACGTTGACCAGTTTGAAGCGGGTCGCCGAGGCCGCCGACGCGGAAAAACAGTTGGCCCAACTCGATGCCGATATGACGCGACTGAAGGCGATCAACGCCGCGCTCAGCAGTCAACCGAATCAGCCCGATTTGCAGCACGAAGCCGCGGAGATTTTCCTGCGTCGGGGCGAGACCGATGAGGCGATTCGTCGGCTGGAGCGCGTCCTCCGCGAGGCACCGACGCATCTGCCGACCCATCAAACCCTTGCGGATTATTTCACCAAAACGAATAACCCCCAACGGGCGGGCATTCATCGGCAAGCCCTGCAAGCGTTGGGCCCACGCTGA